In one Conger conger chromosome 5, fConCon1.1, whole genome shotgun sequence genomic region, the following are encoded:
- the LOC133127963 gene encoding somatostatin-1A-like, translating into MIAPRIQCALAILLLALAVNGLSGAPSDLRFRQFLQRSFIAPASKQDLDRYSVAELLSELVQSENAALESEELTRRATQDDARFQLERGANVFLAPRERKAGCKNFFWKTFTSC; encoded by the exons ATGATCGCTCCTCGTATCCAGTGCGCTCTCGCCATCCTGCTTCTAGCGCTGGCAGTCAACGGCTTATCCGGCGCCCCGTCAGATCTCAGATTCCGCCAGTTCCTGCAAAGATCGTTCATCGCGCCAGCAAGCAAACAG GATCTGGACAGATATTCTGTTGCGGAACTGTTGTCGGAGCTCGTGCAGTCTGAGAACGCGGCCCTGGAGTCCGAGGAGCTCACGCGCAGAGCCACGCAGGACGACGCGCGCTTCCAGCTGGAGCGCGGCGCCAACGTCTTTCTGGCTCCGCGGGAACGCAAAGCAGGGTGCAAGAACTTCTTTTGGAAGACCTTCACTTCCTGCTGA
- the LOC133127955 gene encoding uncharacterized protein LOC133127955, whose protein sequence is MHALRAPASLALLGLALALCSLPASSQPTLRYRRVLQPARPAATATQQDQREQMMEALWSQVVQRRAVSSAQRSGTPGVSQVTKMPAAERGLAKDSKVPAENRSVAKVTHVPTGNRSVAKVTHVSTGNRSVSKVTHVPTGNRSIAKVTQVPAGNRSVAKVTQVPAGNKSVAKVSKVSIVNMGQESKIVPSDRDVAQEGEIEVPDLAVTVAPKIDVPGVGLVQENGVSAVDVDQEIGVPGVGVVIIPEIRVSGVGAVPESEVFGLAVVPETEASRAGVVEEGVTPGVGGDAEVKVFVVGVATDERGEDVETEVDHAPDGTSTLPPRERKAGCKSFYWKSFTSC, encoded by the exons ATGCATGCCCTGCGAGCCCCCGCTTCCCTGGCCCTCCTGGGCCTGGCGTTGGCCCTCTGCAGCCTCCCCGCCAGCTCCCAGCCCACACTGCGCTACAGGAGGGTCCTGCAGCCAGCGCGCCCTGCTGCCACGGCGACACAG CAGGACCAGAGAGAGCAGATGATGGAGGCTCTCTGGTCCCAGGTGGTGCAGAGACGGGCTGTGTCCTCAGCACAGCGGTCTGGGACTCCGGGCGTCAGCCAGGTGACCAAGATGCCTGCGGCCGAAAGAGGCCTGGCCAAAGACAGCAAGGTGCCTGCTGAGAACAGGAGCGTCGCCAAGGTGACCCATGTGCCTACTGGGAACAGGAGCGTCGCCAAGGTGACCCATGTGTCTACTGGGAACAGGAGCGTCTCCAAGGTGACCCATGTGCCTACTGGGAACAGGAGCATCGCCAAGGTGACCCAGGTGCCTGCTGGGAACAGGAGCGTCGCCAAGGTGACCCAGGTGCCTGCTGGGAACAAGAGTGTCGCCAAGGTGAGCAAGGTTTCCATAGTGAACATGGGCCAGGAGAGTAAGATAGTCCCGTCCGATAGGGATGTGGCACAAGAGGGTGAGATAGAGGTGCCCGATTTGGCTGTGACCGTGGCCCCGAAGATCGATGTTCCTGGAGTGGGCCTGGTCCAGGAAAACGGGGTGTCTGCTGTGGACGTGGACCAAGAAATCGGGGTACCCGGTGTGGGCGTGGTCATCATTCCGGAGATTAGGGTGTCCGGAGTAGGAGCGGTCCCAGAAAGCGAGGTGTTCGGATTGGCCGTGGTCCCGGAGACCGAGGCATCAAGAGCGGGCGTGGTTGAGGAAGGCGTGACCCCAGGAGTTGGTGGAGACGCGGAGGTGAAGGTGTTTGTAGTGGGGGTGGCTACAGATGAAAGGGGCGAGGACGTCGAAACTGAGGTGGACCACGCCCCCGACGGCACGAGCACCCTCCCTCCCCGCGAACGGAAAGCAGGCTGCAAAAGCTTCTACTGGAAAAGCTTCACTTCCTGCTGA